A window of Streptomyces sp. NBC_01241 genomic DNA:
AGCCACTGGATGTCACGGTCCTCGAAAATGAAGTCGAGGAAGATCATCAGCAGGAACATGCCACCGAACGCGGCAATCGCCGGGTGGGCGTCCGTGACCAGTTCCTGATAGCGCTCGGGCTGACTGAACGAGAGATCGACCGCTTTGATCGGGTCCAGCTTGGCGGTGATGGCCACGATCACGACGGGGAACACCAGCCGCATGCCGAAGACCGCGATGAGCACACCGACCGTGAGGAAGATCTTCTGCCAGAAGGCATTCATCTTCTTCAGGATTCCGGCGTTGACCACCGCGTTGTCGAAGGACAGCGAGATCTCGAGGACGGAAAGAATCGCGACCACGCCGAAGGCTTCCCACCCCCCGTAGATCACCGCTGCGACCAGGCCGAGCGCGGTAATCGCGAACGACCAGCCGAAGGTTTTCAGAAGCACTGGCTACCCCATCGTGTGTGTAACGGGTTCTCCCCCGGGTGCGTACGGGGCCCCCCGCGCGTGCGCGGCTTTACGAAACGTTGACCCCGAAGTCTAGAGCGATCCCGCGCAGTCCGGACGCGTACCCCTGCCCCACTGCACGGAACTTCCACTCACCGTTGTACCGATAGAGCTCGCCGAAGATCATCGCCGTTTCCGTCGAGGCGTCCTCGGTGAGGTCGTAGCGCGCGAGTTCCTGGCCGTCCGCCTGGTTCACTACGCGGATGAACGCGTTGCTGACCTGGCCGAAGGCCTGTCCTCGATTGTCCGCGTCATGGATCGAGACCGGAAAAATGATCTTGTCGCAGTGCGCGGGTACCTGAGTGAGATTCACGATGA
This region includes:
- a CDS encoding TerD family protein, whose product is MGVTLAKGGNVSLSKAAPNLTQVLVGLGWDARSTTGADFDLDASALLCQSGRVLGDEWFVFYNNLKSPDGSVEHTGDNLTGEGEGDDESVIVNLTQVPAHCDKIIFPVSIHDADNRGQAFGQVSNAFIRVVNQADGQELARYDLTEDASTETAMIFGELYRYNGEWKFRAVGQGYASGLRGIALDFGVNVS